The stretch of DNA GAACGCGCCCCTGGTGAATCAGTGATACTAACCATCCTGAAGCGTCCTTACGTCCCTTCGGGGGCCCTGGATGTGGATGCATGGGACCTGATCTGGTAGTAGCCAAGCGATGGGGTGACGCAGGAAGGTAGCTGAGCCAGTCAGTGGTAATACTGGTGTAAGCCTGTAGGGCGAACGGTAGGCAAATCCGCCGTTCATACAGCCTGAGAGGTGACGCATAGCCGAATGAGGCGAATTCAGTGATCCTATGCTGCCGAGAAAAGCCTCTAGCGAGCTTTCACACGGCCCGTACCCCAAACCGACACAGGTGGTCAGGTAGAGAATACTAAGGCGATCGAGATAACTATGGTTAAGGAACTCGGCAAAATGCCCCCGTAACTTCGGGAGAAGGGGGGCCTCGTCCGGTGATCACTCTTGCAGTGTGAGCTGGGTGGGGCCGCAGAGACCAGTGAGAAGCGACTGTTTACTAAAAACACAGGTCCGTGCGAAGTCGTAAGACGATGTATACGGACTGACGCCTGCCCGGTGCTGGAAGGTTAAGAGGACCGGTTAGCCACTTGTGGCGAAGCTGAGAATTTAAGCCCCAGTAAACGGCGGTGGTAACTATAACCATCCTAAGGTAGCGAAATTCCTTGTCGGGTAAGTTCCGACCTGCACGAATGGCGTAACGACTTCTCAGCTGTCTCAACCATAGACTCGGCGAAATTGCATTACGAGTAAAGATGCTCGTTACGCGCGGCAGGACGAAAAGACCCCGGGACCTTCACTACAGCTTGGTATTGGTGTTCGGTTCGGTTTGTGTAGGATAGGTGGGAGACTGTGAAGCGCTCACGCCAGTGAGTGTGGAGTCGTTGTTGAAATACCACTCTGATCGTATTGGACCTCTAACCTCGGACCATGATCTGGTTCAGGGACAGTGCCTGGTGGGTAGTTTAACTGGGGCGGTTGCCTCCCAAAATGTAACGGAGGCGCCCAAAGGTTCCCTCAGCCTGGTTGGCAATCAGGTGTCGAGTGCAAGTGCACAAGGGAGCTTGACTGTGAGACTGACAGGTCGAGCAGGGACGAAAGTCGGGACTAGTGATCCGGCACCGGCAAGTGGAAGCGGTGTCGCTCAACGGATAAAAGGTACCCCGGGGATAACAGGCTGATCTTCCCCAAGAGTCCATATCGACGGGATGGTTTGGCACCTCGATGTCGGCTCGTCGCATCCTGGGGCTGGAGTAGGTCCCAAGGGTTGGGCTGTTCGCCCATTAAAGCGGCACGCGAGCTGGGTTTAGAACGTCGTGAGACAGTTCGGTCTCTATCCGCCGCGCGCGTTAGAAACTTGAGGAAGGCTGTCCCTAGTACGAGAGGACCGGGACGGACGAACCTCTGGTGTGCCAGTTGTTCCACCAGGAGCACCGCTGGTTAGCTACGTTCGGAAGGGATAACCGCTGAAAGCATCTAAGCGGGAAGCCTGTTCCAAGATGAGGTTTCTCACCCCCTCGAGGGGGTAAGGCCCCCGGCAGACCACCGGGTTGATAGGCCAGAACTGGAAGCCAGGTAACTGGTGCAGGTGACTGGTACTAATAGGCCGAGGACTTACCACAAAGAAGCTACGCGTCCACTGTGCAGTATCTGAAACAACACACACGATTCACACGTTTTTCGTGGATCGTGTGTGGGCGAAGCCCCCCAAAAAAGGGGGGTTCAGCGTTCACTCGATTCACACGCGAAGCGTGTGTGACAGTTTCATAGAGTTACGGCGGCCATAGCGGAGGGGAAACGCCCGGTCCCATTCCGAACCCGGAAGCTAAGCCCTCCAGCGCCGATGGTACTGCACCCGACAGGGTGTGGGAGAGTAGGACACCGCCGAACATCCGTTACCGAAAGCCCCCCAACCATGTTGGGGGGCTTTCGGCATTTCAGGAACAGTATTCACCCACAGCAATTTGATAACGCTGCGGTAACGTCCCCCCGGTTCCCCTTTGGCAGGTCCTTCGCCTGCGTAACGTGGCCCGGGCAGATCCGTTGGGATCGTGCCGTGCGGTGCGCGTCCTTCCGGATCACCCGAGGTGACGAAGGGGAATCTGTGGTGACGAGCACGATGTCGAAACAACGTCCGGCGGTCAGAGCGGCTGTCGCCTTCGCGGGCCTGGTGGTGGCCGCCGGCTCCGTCGCGGGGTGTACGAAGACCGACACGGCCAGCGGCGGATCGCTCCTCCAGCAACTGCAGGACAGCGGAACGGTCACCGTCGGATTCGCCGGCGAAGCGCCGTACAGCTTCGAGCAGGACGGCCAGTTGACCGGCGCCACCGTGGCCCTGCACCGGGAAATCTTCAAGAACCTCGGAATCGACAACGTCGAGGGCGTCAGCACCGACTTCGGAGCACTCATTCCCGGGTTGCAGGCCCGCCGCTTCGACGTCGTCAGCGCCGGAATGTCGATCCTGCCGCAGCGCTGCGAACAGGCAGCGTTCAGTGAGCCGGAGTTCAACTACACGACCGCGCTGATGGTGCCCAAGGGCAATCCGGCGAATCTCACCGACATGCAGTCGGTGCAGCAGAGCGGTGTGCGGATGGCCGCGATGACCGGGGCGATCGAATCGGACTACGCGCAGCAACTCGGGATCGACGCGATGCAGGTGGCGTCGCCGCAGGACGGTATGGATGCCGTTGCCAACGGGCGAGCGGATGTCTTTGCGCTGACCGGGATCTCACTGAACTGGCTGGCGCAGAACAATCCGCAGGCGCCGGTGGAGGTGACCAACTCGTTCGTCGCCGTGATCGACGGGGTACCCCAGGTCGGTGCCGGCGGAACGGTCTTCCGTAAGGAGGACACCGAGTTGCGCGACGCCTACAACGCCGAGTTGGCGAAGATCACGTCCGACAAGGAGAAGTACCTGTCGATCGTCGGACCGTTCGGGTTCACCGAAGAGGAACTGCCCGATCCGAACCTGACCACCGCCAAACTCTGCGGCGGGGCCGGCTGATCGTCGCAGAGGTCTGCCTGTGAAGGAGAATATCGACGCGCTGCTGGATGCGTGGCCGAGCATCCAGGAAGGCATCGTCGTCACGCTCCAACTGACGGCGGGAGGCGCGCTCCTGGCATTCGTCCTCGCGCTCGTTCTCGGGTTGGCTGCTCGTGCCCACAACATCGTGATCCGCGGATCGGCCCGCGCGTTCATCGAATTCTTCCGGGGCACTTCGCTGTTGGTGCAGCTGTTCTGGTTGTTCTACGTCGTTCCGCTGTTCGGTTACCTCATCGACCCCGTGCTGTGCGGGATCCTCGCGCTCGGTCTGAACTACGGCGCTTACGGAGCCGAGGTGGTTCGTGGTGCGATCAACTCGGTGCCGCAATCGCAGTGGGAGGCTGCGACGGCACTGGATTTCAGTCACTGGCAACGGCTGCGGCGGGTGGTCTTCCCGCAGGCGTGGGCCGAGATGATTCCGCCGCTGACGAATCTGTTGATCCAGCTGCTCAAGGGCACCGCCCTCGCAAGCTACATCCTTCTGCAGGACTTGACCTTCGAGATCGACCAGCTCCGGCAGACGACCGGCAACACGCTCTTCGCGTTCGGTGTGGGGCTCGTCATCTACTTCGTCATCGGTTACGTGCTGACCCTGCTGATGAACGCGCTGGAGGTGCGCGCCAAGAATCGCCTCGGCACGGGACCGTCCCTGCGTGAGATCTTCAGCCTCGCACCGTCCGATCCCCGGGGATTGGAGGCCGCGAAGCAATGAGCGTCCACTGGAGCTGGGATCGCGCGTTCGAGGCTCTGCCCGTGCTGCTCGAGGGTTTCAAGATCACCCTGATCGCCACCGTGCTCGGGTTCCTGATCTCCGTCGTTCTCGGGCTGGTCATCGCGTTGATCCGGCAGGCCGCACCACGGTGGGTGAGTGCGCCGGTCCGTGCGGTCAGCGAGTTCATCCGGTTGACCCCGCTCGTCGTGCAACTGCTGTTCGTGTACTACACGTTCACCGGGCTCTCGCCACTGCAGATCGGCGTGGCAGTGCTCGGAATTCACTATTCGACGTACATGGCGGAGGTGTACCGGGCGGGGATCGAGGCGGTGCCCGTCGGGCAGTGGGAGGCGGCGAGGGCCTTGTCCATCGCGCCCGCCCGGACGTGGCGGGCGATCATCCTGCCGCAGGCCATCCGTCGCGTCGTCCCGGCGCTGGGCAACTACGCGGTGTCGATGTTCAAGGACACCCCGTTCCTGTTCGCCATCACGGTGGTGGAAATGGTGACCGCCGCGCAGCAGTTCGGCGCCCGGCACTTCCAGTACCTCGAACCGTTGACGCTGGCGGGTGTGATCTTCCTGCTCGCCAGCTACCCGACGTCCCTGCTCATACGGCGATTGGAGAGACGTCTTGCCCGATGACGCGAGCGCAGCAACCCCGATGATCCGATTCGACGACGTCGTGAAGCAGTTCGGCGACCACGTCGTGCTCGATCACCTGGACTTTCGGGTCGAGCGCGGCGACCGCGTGACCCTGATCGGACCGAGCGGATCGGGGAAGACGACGATCCTGCGGCTGCTCATGACCCTCGAGAAGGTGAACGACGGCGTCATCTGGGTGGACGGAGCGCCTCTGACACACGAGGAGAAGGGCGGCAAACTCGTTCCGGCGTCGGAGAAGTACGTGCGCCGGATACGACGCCGGATCGGCATGGTCTTCCAGCAGTTCAACCTGTTCCCGAACATGAACGTGATCGAGAACATCACCGAAGCGCCGATCCACGTGCTCGGCCTGGACAAGGCCACAGCCGCGAAGCGGGCACGCGAGTTGCTCGAGACGGTCGGTTTGTCGGACAAGGAGACCGCGCACCCGACACAGCTGTCCGGTGGTCAGCAACAGCGGGTCGCGATTGCCCGAGCCCTGGCGATGGACCCCGACATCCTGCTGCTCGACGAGGTGACGTCGGCGCTGGATCCGGAACTGGTGGCGGACGTCCTCGACGTACTCAGGGACGTCGCGCGCACCACCGACATCACGATGCTGATCGTCACGCACGAAATGCAGTTCGCGCGGGACGTGTCGAACCGGGTGATGATGTTCGACGCCGGCCGCATCGTGGAAGAGGGCGACCCGGCCACGATCTTCACCGCACCGAAGCACGAGCGCACCAAGACGTTCCTGAAGGCCGTGCTGGCCGACTGATTCGGTTATCGCGAACTGGTCGCGAGTTCGGTCTCGTCGACGGCAGCGCGCCGTGCGAACCGCCCCGCCATCCACGCACACACCAGCAACTGGAGTTGGTGGAACAGCATGAGCGGCAGCACGATCAGGCCGATCGGCTGACTGGCGAACAGGACGGTGGCCATCGGAAGGCCGGTGGCGAGGCTCTTCTTCGACCCGCAGAACGTGATCGTGATCTGATCGGCCCGGTCGAACCCGAGTCGCTTCGACCCGAACCAGGTGAGGGACAGGACGATCGCGAGCAGCACCGCGCACACCGCGAGCAGGCCGAGGAGCCGGCCGACGGACAGCGTGCCCCAGATGCCCTCGTTCATTCCCTCGCTGAATGCGACGTAGACGACCAGCAGGATCGACCCCCGGTCGACGAGCTTGAGCGGTGCGCCGTGTTTCTTCACCCACGGGCCGATCCACCGTCGCACGGCCTGGCCGGCGATGAACGGGAGCAGCAGCATGACGAGGATTCCGATCGCGGAGGACGCGTCGAAGCCCGCCCCCTCGCTCGTCATCAACAACGCCACGAGCAGGGGAGTGACGAAGATGCCGAGGATGTTGGAGAACGACGCGCTGACGATCGCCCCGGGCACGTTGCCGCGGGCGATCGACACGAAGGCGATTGACGACTGGACCGTCGACGGCAGGAGGCAGACGTACAGAAGGCCCAGGTACAGCGGTTGGGTCAGGATCGTCGGGACCAGCACGCGTGCCGCGATTCCGAGGAGCGGGAAGATGACGAACGTCGCCGCGAGGATGGTGAGGTGGAGGCGCCAGTGGCGCAGGCCCTGCAGGGCCTCCTGCGTGGAGAGCCGGGCGCCGTACAGGAAGAACAGAATTCCGACGGCCACCTTCGTGGCCCAGGTGAACGCGGTCAGGGCGGTGCCGTCGGCGGGGACCAGGCTGGCGATCCCGACGGTGATCAGGATGCCGATGATGAACGGATCGAGTCTTCCGAGCAGCGGGATCTTCGTCAGCATGGTTCGACCGTAAGGAATCCGCGGATATTTCGAAAGACGATAGTGACGTTTACTGTAATGCCGAACCGTGATAACAATGGGTCGTGTTCGATCCGGTTCACCTGCGGAGCTTCCTGGCTGTCGCACGCACCAGGAGTTTCACCGCCGCGGCCCGGCGGCTGAACCTGCGGCAATCGACGGTGAGCCAGCATGTCGGAAAGCTGGAGAACGCTGCCGGTCGGCGCCTGTTTCTGCGGGATACGCATTCGGTCGAGCTGACCGCGGACGGCTCCGTGATGGTGGGGTTCGCGACGTCGATACTCGAGCGCCACTCGGACGCCGAACGCTACTTCACGCAGTCCGGGGTGCGGGGACGCGTGCGATTCGGGGCGTCCGAGGATCTGGTTCTGCACGAACTTCCCCGGATTCTGGGTGAGTTCCGGCGCAGCCATCCGCTCGTGGATCTCGAACTCACGGTGGCGTTGAGCGAAGTGCTGTTCCAGCAACTGCACGAAGGCCGGCTGGACATGGTCTTCGGGAAGCGTCGCCCAGGAGACCGGCACGGGGAACTGGTGTGGACCGATCGGTTGGCGTTCTTCGCGGCACCGGACTTCGTTCCGGACGCCGAGGGCCCGGTGCCGCTGGTGGCCTATCCGCCGCCGTCGATCACCCGGGCAGCGGCGCTGGACGCCCTGGAGAAATCCGGGCGCGGCGCGCGCGTGGCGTGCGTGACGGACAGTCTGAACGGGTTGCGGGCCGCCTGCCTCGCGGGACTCGGGGTCGTGTTCCACGCGGAAACCCTTCCGCCCGCGGGGCTGGTACCGGTGCGGATGCGTTCGCGCGACGAATGGGGGCCCGCGGTCGACGTCGAATTCGTGCTGGAGGCCCGGCGGAGCGTTCTCAGCGAACCGGAGCAGGCCCTGCGCGCCGCCATCCTCGAGAACGCGGATCGACTGCGCGCGTGACCTCGGTGGGGGCTGACCCCACCGAGGCCGTCGAGCCCTCAGAAAATGAGTACGGACAGCGCGGTGGACAGCACCAGGCCGGACACCACCGGCACGAAACACTTCCGGGCGAGTTCGAGGACGGGCACCCGGGCGAAACCGGCCACCGCGATCAACGACGACCATGCGACGAGCGTTCCACCGCCGGACCAGATGTTCCCCATCTGACCGATCGCCGCCAGGGTTGCGGGGTCCATCCCGACAGCGGGTCCGAGTGCGCCTGCGAGCGAACCGGTCAGCGGCAGGCCCGTGAAGCCGGAGCCCTCGAGGCCCGCGATCATTCCGATGGCGAGAATGCCGAACGACGTGACGAAGGCGTTCTGGGGCAGGTGCGACTGTGCGGCGTTCACCAGGTCGAACAGTAACGTCGGACCGGTCGCGTCCGCGGGAAGTCCGAGGATGGCGGCGGAGAAGTCGCCGTTGCCGATGAAGAAGAATCCGGCGATCGGGATCACGATGCCCATCGCCTTGAAGGCGAAGACGAGGCCGTCGATCAGGTGCTCGGACGTCGTCTCGAGAAAGCCCTTCTTGTCGTTGGTCGCGGCGGCGGCGAACAGGATGAGCGCGGCGATGCCGCCGACCATCGCCGCCGCGTCGCCGCCCTTGAGATCGGGCACCAGGTCGGTGAACTTGCCGACCATGAGGTAGACGATGAACGCCAGATACGCGACGGGCACGAGCACCGCGAAAGTCTTTGCGGCACGGATGCTCTTGAACGTGTCGTCGATGACCTGCCGCGCCGAGGCCGTCACGGGTTCGGCGAGGACCGCCGTCGAGGACGGGGACGAGGAGGCGGGAGGTGCGGTCGCGGCTGCGCCGGAACCGACGGTTGTCGTGGCCTCGGCCGGTCGCGGGTCGCTCGCGTCGCCGCCGGGCTTGCCGAAGTCGCTCTCTGCGCGGGACTCCCAGTCGGTGAGCAGTTCCGGTGTGGGTCGGCGCATGTGCCTGCGCTGCGTGAAGTAGGCGATGAGGAGCGCGGTGAGGCCGACGATCAGGGACATCACCAGGGCGCGGTCCGCGACGACGTCCGGATCGACGCCTGCCGACTTCGCCGACAGGCCCGGCGCCACCTTGATGATGTAATCGGACGACAGCGCCATGCCCTGCCCGCAGATGGCGATCGCCATGCCGACTGCCATCGGCGGAAGGCCGGCGCGAATGGCGACGGGGATGAGGACGGCGCCGATCAACGGCACCGCCGGGGTGGGCCAGAAGAACAGCGAGATCGTGTAGGTGACGACGGCCAGGACGATGAAGCTACTGGTACCGCCGCGCATGACGCGCCGGAACGGGGCCACCATCAGCCGGTCGGCCCCCATCTGCCGCAGTGCGCCGAGCATCGCGGTCACCAACGAGATGATGAGGAAGATGTTGAACAGCTCGCGGGCGGCGACGAGGCTCGCGTTGAAGATCGACGCGAGACCGGTGACGAGGCTGTCGGAGAACACGAAGGCGGT from Rhodococcus opacus B4 encodes:
- the ehuB gene encoding ectoine/hydroxyectoine ABC transporter substrate-binding protein EhuB; the protein is MSKQRPAVRAAVAFAGLVVAAGSVAGCTKTDTASGGSLLQQLQDSGTVTVGFAGEAPYSFEQDGQLTGATVALHREIFKNLGIDNVEGVSTDFGALIPGLQARRFDVVSAGMSILPQRCEQAAFSEPEFNYTTALMVPKGNPANLTDMQSVQQSGVRMAAMTGAIESDYAQQLGIDAMQVASPQDGMDAVANGRADVFALTGISLNWLAQNNPQAPVEVTNSFVAVIDGVPQVGAGGTVFRKEDTELRDAYNAELAKITSDKEKYLSIVGPFGFTEEELPDPNLTTAKLCGGAG
- the ehuA gene encoding ectoine/hydroxyectoine ABC transporter ATP-binding protein EhuA, which encodes MIRFDDVVKQFGDHVVLDHLDFRVERGDRVTLIGPSGSGKTTILRLLMTLEKVNDGVIWVDGAPLTHEEKGGKLVPASEKYVRRIRRRIGMVFQQFNLFPNMNVIENITEAPIHVLGLDKATAAKRARELLETVGLSDKETAHPTQLSGGQQQRVAIARALAMDPDILLLDEVTSALDPELVADVLDVLRDVARTTDITMLIVTHEMQFARDVSNRVMMFDAGRIVEEGDPATIFTAPKHERTKTFLKAVLAD
- a CDS encoding LysR family transcriptional regulator, encoding MFDPVHLRSFLAVARTRSFTAAARRLNLRQSTVSQHVGKLENAAGRRLFLRDTHSVELTADGSVMVGFATSILERHSDAERYFTQSGVRGRVRFGASEDLVLHELPRILGEFRRSHPLVDLELTVALSEVLFQQLHEGRLDMVFGKRRPGDRHGELVWTDRLAFFAAPDFVPDAEGPVPLVAYPPPSITRAAALDALEKSGRGARVACVTDSLNGLRAACLAGLGVVFHAETLPPAGLVPVRMRSRDEWGPAVDVEFVLEARRSVLSEPEQALRAAILENADRLRA
- the ehuC gene encoding ectoine/hydroxyectoine ABC transporter permease subunit EhuC, which codes for MKENIDALLDAWPSIQEGIVVTLQLTAGGALLAFVLALVLGLAARAHNIVIRGSARAFIEFFRGTSLLVQLFWLFYVVPLFGYLIDPVLCGILALGLNYGAYGAEVVRGAINSVPQSQWEAATALDFSHWQRLRRVVFPQAWAEMIPPLTNLLIQLLKGTALASYILLQDLTFEIDQLRQTTGNTLFAFGVGLVIYFVIGYVLTLLMNALEVRAKNRLGTGPSLREIFSLAPSDPRGLEAAKQ
- a CDS encoding bile acid:sodium symporter family protein; translation: MLTKIPLLGRLDPFIIGILITVGIASLVPADGTALTAFTWATKVAVGILFFLYGARLSTQEALQGLRHWRLHLTILAATFVIFPLLGIAARVLVPTILTQPLYLGLLYVCLLPSTVQSSIAFVSIARGNVPGAIVSASFSNILGIFVTPLLVALLMTSEGAGFDASSAIGILVMLLLPFIAGQAVRRWIGPWVKKHGAPLKLVDRGSILLVVYVAFSEGMNEGIWGTLSVGRLLGLLAVCAVLLAIVLSLTWFGSKRLGFDRADQITITFCGSKKSLATGLPMATVLFASQPIGLIVLPLMLFHQLQLLVCAWMAGRFARRAAVDETELATSSR
- the ehuD gene encoding ectoine/hydroxyectoine ABC transporter permease subunit EhuD; protein product: MSVHWSWDRAFEALPVLLEGFKITLIATVLGFLISVVLGLVIALIRQAAPRWVSAPVRAVSEFIRLTPLVVQLLFVYYTFTGLSPLQIGVAVLGIHYSTYMAEVYRAGIEAVPVGQWEAARALSIAPARTWRAIILPQAIRRVVPALGNYAVSMFKDTPFLFAITVVEMVTAAQQFGARHFQYLEPLTLAGVIFLLASYPTSLLIRRLERRLAR